The genomic window aaaaaggaggatttcttgttaaatatgtaaaaaccaaaaaaatattaatttatataatgtaatactTTTACCTGAATTCACTTTCTTCATATAATggtaaaacatattttaaagcaTTTACTATATTAGTAGTGACtaccatttattttatttttcttccctgaattataacataatgtaaatttaaatattattcacATAATAAACTTCACGCTAACTTCCACTGTGGTAATTCCATAACTTGAGCTACTTCTATTTGACACCTACTAAATAAATCTTCTCTTAATTCCTTAACCACATTTCTATACTCTTCAACAAAAGCCTTATACTCTTCTCTTGTCAATGATTTCTCattaatgtaattattaaGACGTTCATTATAGTATGCCTCAGTGCACGGTAGTTCtttaataacattattataattttcccatatattttttctaaaacttcctttttttacatgatatttgtgttttatactacaatataaagaaaaaaaatgatttataaGTTCAAGGAATTTATAATTCTCGTACCTGCATACAAGTCTCCATATATTTAGAAGATCACTCTTCGATGGTATAGGCTTTAAAGAATTGATCATTACATCtatttcttcttcatttaaCTGACATTCGTAATCGTATAATTCTTCTCCTAATTCAGACAATCTACAACTATATAAACTCACATCTGACATACGGTCTACATCCATGTtgttatgtaataatatgcCATTTACCTGATGTCTATCAAATGCTTTTAATGAGTCAGAAATATTACTAAATGAATCAAATACTAAATCTTCTGAagtttctttattattattactacctATATATTCCTTCTCACTTGTACATAACTCGTATAAATTCCTTGAATACCTGTAATTTAGCTCAAATGGTGAAACATCCATGCTTTGACATGCtgatatattctatataaaaattttaaaagttttcaaaaatatatttagaaatttatagttttttttaaattctattaaatataatatggtAATCCAAGTATGTAGTCTACTTTAAAAAttgctttatattttaccggtaaaaacattatttcaacaagaaatacaaatacaaaaGAATATGTAAGAATCAAAAAGCTTGtaaaatttcttatataaaaattcattttcaccaaaataaattgataaacaaaaaatattttatttaatttatatattatcgctattaaataatattatctagaataaaatagaagTACAGCAATTACGAAAAACACTATTTTGtaactatatatttaaatataaaaaaaaataatactttttgtCAATAGAACTTAatgatttttctttttctgttacattttttgagaaaagaacaatttattcatatagtatataaagtaaaatacgcagcaaaaaaaaaaaaaagtaaaattaaataaactattaaaacaaaaaaaaatacatagaactgttaacataaaatttgtttatatacaaTAGGATATTTtgaaacaaatattttaccaaatttttatgtgattttaaatatttatatacaaaaatataccttctaaaaataaagaatttttaGTAATTCTATAGTATTTCTTcaatatactaaaaaaattaccgAAACTagaaatattacattattttgtttttaaaaaaaatgaaaaaaatgttctAATTTTCTTCGTAATTATAAgtttttattgaaaatttattattataaaaaatatttttttttctttcttaaaattcagtttatttctatatttatctaAATATTGCTCATTCATGAAATCAATCATTTAAACTTAaagtgtatataaaattaaataatatattttgtgtgTTCCATATATAAACcgcattaatattttatttttagcattaatatatttttctagtatataatattattacctagtaatacaatttttaaaattaaataaatttatttttaaccatttattataataaatattaatctaatgaaacaattaaaaagaatactCTTTATTACATTTCCTACTATATATTGTGTaatatctaattttttctttttttctttagaaaatgaaattaatacttttgaattatatcttaaagaataaaaacttatatctgaattttgttttttctgtGTTTTTCtttgaaatttttatctatttacaTCATTCAacacaaatttttattatcaccTATTTGAATTGTTTTtagattaaataatatttatgtcaTCTTTatgtaattacaaaaaaataaattcaaataaattaagaactatatggaaaaatagtttaataagtaaaaattatttatttttaatgattttatttcaaaaaaaaaaaaaaaaggtttataaaaagaaatgttATTTAAAAGTACAGCTTCAATCCATATTGTATCTTTTGCATAGGATTAAATGGACACGCAAACATTCAAGAATTCCGCAAAAGCTTTAAACAAAAgacttaaaatttatttgtacaagtatactttatttaaaacgtaaaatacaatattaacaaaaatatttgttttaagtgttctttatttttggcctttttttttgttttttattttacatgcttgtataattatttttacacattCAAAGTTTATTAGTTGCgtagtatttatttttatcaattataattacacatttgcaatttattttgttaaattatgTTGTGAATTATGTAAACtcacaaataaaatttttttgcaaGTATAAACAtccaaaataaattttttatttaccatGCATTATGATACGTTGTTTTCATGTTTTTGCacgtaatatttttataggtAAAATAATGATTATTACATTTTGTAGTTTACTTACTACTATATGCAGttaacatttaatatatataaaaatgtt from Plasmodium malariae genome assembly, chromosome: 13 includes these protein-coding regions:
- the PmUG01_13010900 gene encoding Plasmodium exported protein, unknown function — its product is MDVSPFELNYRYSRNLYELCTSEKEYIGSNNNKETSEDLVFDSFSNISDSLKAFDRHQVNGILLHNNMDVDRMSDVSLYSCRLSELGEELYDYECQLNEEEIDVMINSLKPIPSKSDLLNIWRLVCRYENYKFLELINHFFSLYCSIKHKYHVKKGSFRKNIWENYNNVIKELPCTEAYYNERLNNYINEKSLTREEYKAFVEEYRNVVKELREDLFSRCQIEVAQVMELPQWKLA